From one Anabas testudineus chromosome 18, fAnaTes1.2, whole genome shotgun sequence genomic stretch:
- the LOC113157603 gene encoding PC-esterase domain-containing protein 1A-like isoform X2: MKETLQAVSHQRASQLLHNKFIVVLGDSIQRSVYKDLVLLLQKEKYLTLSQLKSKGEMSFEQDCLVEGGCLGEMHNGTEYREVRQFQSAHHLVRFYFVTRIYSRYMQSILEDFRNGLKPDVVIVNSCIWDISRYSSIWIDDYKKHLHRFFDDLNGTLPKESLVIWSLTMPLGERIRGGFLVPEIEHKSSHLRYDVIEANFYSATLADAYGMDVLDLHFHFRFCLHHRTNDGAHWNALAHRNITTLLLQHIAQAWGITMSSPLTPVEYPYQRPVYGNAIKPAVKTTGVCRVAGAPKYYCPPSSNYFSNKERHRTHGNYDGYLEEFFNDSPSFGYLNFEDNNPQPQTYHHDGTLPSQPHLPGHRHQYKHGQDRNGSVYNPPHHFKLYNKQQQQQHQYVMRSKHTRYHYAPYTRHRPSQYNRHGHYY; encoded by the exons ATG AAGGAGACACTTCAGGCTGTGAGTCACCAGCGGGCCAGTCAGCTGCTCCATAATAAGTTCATCGTGGTGCTGGGAGACTCCA TTCAGCGGTCCGTATACAAAGACCTTGTTCTGCTGCTACAGAAGGAGAAATATCTCACTTTAAGTCAACTCAAGAGCAAG GGTGAGATGAGCTTTGAGCAAGACTGCCTAGTGGAAGGAGGGTGTCTTGGTGAAATGCACAATGGAACTGAGTACAGAGAGGTTCGGCAGTTTCAGTCTGCCCACCACTTGGTCCGCTTCTACTTTGTGACGCGCATCTACTCCCGCTACATGCAGAGTATCTTAGAAGACTTCCGCAACGGCTTGAAACCAGATGTAGTTATTGTCAACTCTTGCATTTGGGATATTTCAAG ATACAGCTCCATTTGGATTGATGACTACAAGAAGCACCTGCATAGGTTCTTTGATGATCTGAATGGGACTCTGCCAAAGGAAAGCCTGGTCATCTGGAGCCTCACGATGCCCTTAGGAGAAAGGATCCGAGGTGGTTTCCTGGTGCCTGAG ATTGAGCACAAGTCTTCCCACCTGCGTTATGATGTGATTGAAGCCAATTTCTACAGCGCGACTCTGGCTGATGCCTATGGGATGGATGTGTTGGACCTCCACTTTCACTTTCGTTTCTGCCTGCACCATCGTACAAATGATGGGGCCCACTGGAATGCCCTTGCTCATCGCAATATAACCACCCTACTGTTACAGCACATTGCACAGGCATGGGGCATCACCATGTCCTCTCCACTGACTCCTGTTG agtaTCCTTATCAGCGGCCAGTGTATGGAAATGCTATTAAACCTGCTGTTAAGACCACAG GAGTGTGTCGAGTAGCAGGTGCTCCGAAGTACTACTGCCCTCCCTCTTCCAACTATTTCTCCAACAAGG AGAGGCACCGAACACATGGAAATTACGATGGCTACCTGGAGGAGTTCTTCAATGATTCTCCATCTTTTGGCTACTTGAACTTTGAGGACAACAACCCGCAGCCCCAGACATATCACCATGATGGCACCCTCCCATCACAGCCTCACTTACCTGGCCACAGACACCAGTATAAACATGGACAGGATAGAAATG GTTCTGTCTACAATCCTCCTCATCACTTTAAGCTTtacaacaagcagcagcagcagcagcatcagtacGTGATGAGAAGCAAACACACCAGATACCACTATGCTCCATACACTCGTCACAGACCCAGTCAATACAACCGTCATGGCCACTACTACTGA
- the LOC113157603 gene encoding PC-esterase domain-containing protein 1A-like isoform X1 translates to MKETLQAVSHQRASQLLHNKFIVVLGDSIQRSVYKDLVLLLQKEKYLTLSQLKSKGEMSFEQDCLVEGGCLGEMHNGTEYREVRQFQSAHHLVRFYFVTRIYSRYMQSILEDFRNGLKPDVVIVNSCIWDISRYSSIWIDDYKKHLHRFFDDLNGTLPKESLVIWSLTMPLGERIRGGFLVPEIEHKSSHLRYDVIEANFYSATLADAYGMDVLDLHFHFRFCLHHRTNDGAHWNALAHRNITTLLLQHIAQAWGITMSSPLTPVEYPYQRPVYGNAIKPAVKTTGVCRVAGAPKYYCPPSSNYFSNKERHRTHGNYDGYLEEFFNDSPSFGYLNFEDNNPQPQTYHHDGTLPSQPHLPGHRHQYKHGQDRNGSLQSPFVSCFAGSVYNPPHHFKLYNKQQQQQHQYVMRSKHTRYHYAPYTRHRPSQYNRHGHYY, encoded by the exons ATG AAGGAGACACTTCAGGCTGTGAGTCACCAGCGGGCCAGTCAGCTGCTCCATAATAAGTTCATCGTGGTGCTGGGAGACTCCA TTCAGCGGTCCGTATACAAAGACCTTGTTCTGCTGCTACAGAAGGAGAAATATCTCACTTTAAGTCAACTCAAGAGCAAG GGTGAGATGAGCTTTGAGCAAGACTGCCTAGTGGAAGGAGGGTGTCTTGGTGAAATGCACAATGGAACTGAGTACAGAGAGGTTCGGCAGTTTCAGTCTGCCCACCACTTGGTCCGCTTCTACTTTGTGACGCGCATCTACTCCCGCTACATGCAGAGTATCTTAGAAGACTTCCGCAACGGCTTGAAACCAGATGTAGTTATTGTCAACTCTTGCATTTGGGATATTTCAAG ATACAGCTCCATTTGGATTGATGACTACAAGAAGCACCTGCATAGGTTCTTTGATGATCTGAATGGGACTCTGCCAAAGGAAAGCCTGGTCATCTGGAGCCTCACGATGCCCTTAGGAGAAAGGATCCGAGGTGGTTTCCTGGTGCCTGAG ATTGAGCACAAGTCTTCCCACCTGCGTTATGATGTGATTGAAGCCAATTTCTACAGCGCGACTCTGGCTGATGCCTATGGGATGGATGTGTTGGACCTCCACTTTCACTTTCGTTTCTGCCTGCACCATCGTACAAATGATGGGGCCCACTGGAATGCCCTTGCTCATCGCAATATAACCACCCTACTGTTACAGCACATTGCACAGGCATGGGGCATCACCATGTCCTCTCCACTGACTCCTGTTG agtaTCCTTATCAGCGGCCAGTGTATGGAAATGCTATTAAACCTGCTGTTAAGACCACAG GAGTGTGTCGAGTAGCAGGTGCTCCGAAGTACTACTGCCCTCCCTCTTCCAACTATTTCTCCAACAAGG AGAGGCACCGAACACATGGAAATTACGATGGCTACCTGGAGGAGTTCTTCAATGATTCTCCATCTTTTGGCTACTTGAACTTTGAGGACAACAACCCGCAGCCCCAGACATATCACCATGATGGCACCCTCCCATCACAGCCTCACTTACCTGGCCACAGACACCAGTATAAACATGGACAGGATAGAAATG GTTCGCTCCAGAGCCCATTTGTCTCCTGTTTTGCAGGTTCTGTCTACAATCCTCCTCATCACTTTAAGCTTtacaacaagcagcagcagcagcagcatcagtacGTGATGAGAAGCAAACACACCAGATACCACTATGCTCCATACACTCGTCACAGACCCAGTCAATACAACCGTCATGGCCACTACTACTGA